The region ACACCCAGTACAAGACCGGGCTGACGAACACCAGGACCAAGGTCTTCATCACCACGCACGCCGCCTTCGGCTACCTCGCCGAGCGCTACGGCCTCACCGAGGAGGCCATCAACGGTCTGGACCCGGAGTCGGAGCCCAGCGCGAACCGCGTGAAGGACCTTGAGAAGATGGCGAAGGCCGACGGCGTCTCGACGGTCTTCTACGAGACGCTCGTCAGCGACAAGACCGCCAAGACCATCGCCGGCGACGCGAACCTGAAGACGGACGTCCTCGACCCGATCGAGGGCATCACCGGCAAGTCCAGGGGCAGCGACTACTTCCAGGTCATGGAGTCGAACCTGAAGGCGCTGCGAACGGCGTTGGGCGCCAAGTGACACCCAGTCCGAGTTCCAGGAGGAGAGCGTGAGCGAGCCCGTCATATCCCTGCGCGGCGTGACCGCCGAGCTGGGTTCGCGCCCCGTCCTGCGCGGCATCGACCTCACCGTGCACCGCGGTGAGGTCGTCGCGCTGCTCGGCGCCAACGGCTCCGGCAAGTCGACGGCCATCCGCAGCGTCATCGGCCAGGTCCCGGTCAGCGGCGGCGAGATAGAGATCTTCGGCACCCCGCGGCGCCGCTTCCGCGACTGGAAGCGGGTGGGGTACGTGCCGCAGCGCACGACCGCCGCGGGCGGCGTGCCCGCCACGGTGACCGAGATCGTCGCCTCCGGCCGGCTCTCCCGTGCCCGCTTCGGCGTGCTGCGCAAGGCCGACCACGAGGCCGTACGGCACGCCCTGGAGCTCGTCGGCATGGCGGACCGCGCCAAGGACTCGGTGAACGCCCTGTCGGGCGGCCAGCACCAGCGCGTCCTGATCGCCCGCGCCCTCGCCTCCGAACCCGAGCTGCTGATCATGGACGAGCCGATGGCGGGCGTCGACCTCGCGAGCCAGGAGGTGCTGGCCCGGACCCTGCGCGAGCAGGTCGCGGCGGGCACCACCGTCCTGCTCGTCCTGCACGAGCTGGGCCCCCTGGAGCCACTGATCGACCGCGCGGTCGTCCTGCGCGACGGCTGCGTCCTGCACGACGGCCCGCCCCCGCGGGCGGTCGGCCAGCACGCGCTGCCCGGCCACGACCACGTACACCCGCACGCGGCTCACGACGCCGAACCGATCCGGACGGGACTGCTGAGCTGATGGGACCGCAGAGCTGATGGACATCCTGAACTACGACTTCATGCAGCGGGCGCTGCTCGCCGCCGTCCTGGTGGGCATCACCGCGCCCGCTGTCGGCATCTACCTCGTCCAGCGCCGCCAGGCCCTGATGGGCGACGGCATCGGCCATGTGGCGATGACCGGTGTCGGCCTCGGCTTCCTGCTCTCCACCAACCCGGTGTGGATGGCGACGGCCGTCTCGGTCCTCGGCGCCGTGATCATGGAGCTGATCCGCTGGTACGGCAAGACGCGCGGCGACATCGCGCTCGCCATGCTCTTCTACGGCGGTATGGCGGGCGGCGTGATGTTCATCAACCTCGCGCCGGGCGGGTCCAACGCCAACCTGACCTCGTACCTCTTCGGCTCCCTGTCCACGGTCTCCGAGTCCGACGTGACGGCGATCTGCGTACTCGCGGCCTTCGTGGTCCTGGTCACCCTGGGCCTGCGCCGACAGCTGTTCGCGGTCAGCCAGGACGAGGAGTTCGCGCGGGTGACGGGCCTGCCGGTGCGTGCCCTGAACCTGCTCACCGCCGTCACCGCCGCCGTCACCGTGACGGTCGCGATGCGGGTGGTCGGCCTGCTCCTGGTCAGCGCGCTGATGGTGGTCCCGGTGGCCGCGGCCCAGCAGCTCAGCCGCAGCTTCGCCGCCACCTTCGCGATCGCGGTGGCCATCGGGGTGAGCGTGACGATCGGCGGCACCGTGACGTCGTACTACCAGGACGTGCCGCCCGGTGCGACGATCGTGTTGCTGACCATCGGCGCGTTCATCGTGCTCACCGCGCTGGCGACCCCGCTGGCCCGGCGCCGTGCCCGGGCCCTGGCCGCCGCGCAGGGGGCCGGAGACCCCGCGGAGTGCGCAATTCCGGCCACCCGCGGCCCGGAACGCAAGGTCGGCGTCTGACCACGCACAGTCCGGGCTGGCACAATGGCCGGGCAAGGGCAGACGTGAGGAGGCAACGGTGACAACCGCTGGATCGCCCGTTCGGGGCCGTTCCACCCGGCAGCGTGCCGCCGTGGCGGCGGCACTCGACGAGGTGGACGAGTTCCGCAGTGCGCAGGAGCTCCACGACATGCTCAAGCACAAGGGTGACTCCGTCGGACTCACCACCGTGTACCGCACGCTGCAGTCCCTCGCCGACGCCGGCGAGGTCGACGTACTGCGTACCTCCGACGGCGAGTCCGTCTACCGCCGCTGCTCCACCGGCGAGCACCACCACCACCTCGTCTGCCGCGTCTGCGGCAAGGCGGTCGAGGTCGAGGGCCCGGCCGTCGAGAAGTGGGCGGAGGCGATCGCGGTGGAGTACGGCTATGTGAACGTCGCGCACACGGTGGAGATCTTCGGCACCTGCGCGGACTGCGCGCAGTGCGCGGCGGCGAAGGGCTGAACCCCGAGCGCGTCAGACGCGTGTCAGGTTGCGGTCGAGGATCGCCCGCAACCTCTCCACGTCCGCGGGGGTCCGGGCGGCGCGCTTGGGCAGCACGGTGAAGCAGGCGGCGTTCTTGTCGGCGCTGAACAGGACGAAGATGTCCGGCTTCTCGCGGTAGCGGGGCTGGGCGGCCCAGTTGACCGACGCCGTCGTGTTGTCGGTGGTCACCGACACCCCGGCGTCCGTCACCCTCACCCGGAAGGTGCCGTGCCGCTCCGAGATGCGGTACACGTGACGGGCCTGGAGCCAGGGCGTGAACCCGATCAGGAGCGCGCTGAAGACCATCCAGACCAGCAGGAACACCGGCACCTCGCCGCCGGCCAGCGCGACCACACCCTCCAGGGCGACGAAGACGGCCACGACGCCGACCAACCCGAGCTGGATCCGGCTCGCCCGGCTGACACGTCTTCGCGCGCTCAGCGCCGAGGTGTACTCCCCGACGGCCGGCCGGTACTCCAGCTCGACGGCATCCGCCCCGTACCCCTGCCCCTGCAATTCCTGCTGCTGCGCAGCACCCTGGTCCTCGACCACGGCCCCTCCCCAGTGCGGTGGTGATGAGCCGTGATCGTAACGTCAGGTTCGGACAACGCCCCAGGCAGCAGGTGCTACGAGCCGTCGCCCCGCATGCCCTGCTCCATCGCGAGCAGTTGCTCGTTCGGGACGGCGCCGCCGAAGCGGCGGTCGCGCTGGGCGAACTCGACGCACGCCCGCCACAGGTCGCGCCGGTCGAAGTCCGGCCACAGCACGTTCTGGAAGACCATCTCGGCGTAGGCGCTCTGCCAGAGCAGGTAGTTGGAGGTGCGCTGCTCGCCGCTCGGCCGCAGGAACAGGTCCACGTCGGGCATGTCCGGGTAGTAGAGGTACTTCGCGAAGGTCTTCTCGGTGACCTTCGACGGGTCGAGCCGGCCGTCCTTGATGTCCTGAGCCAAGGCCTGCGCGGCGTCGGTGATTTCGGCGCGACCGCCGTAGTTCATGCAGAAGTACAACGTCAGCCGGTTGTTGTCCTTGGTCTGCTCCTGGGCGATCTGGAGCTCCTTGGCCACCGACTTCCACAGCTTGGGCATCCGGCCCACCCAGCGGACCCGGATGCCGAGTTCGTCGAGCTGGTCGCGGGTCTTGCGGATGAAGTCGCGGTTGAAGTTCATCAGGAAGCGCACCTCGTCGGGCGAGCGCTTCCAGTTCTCGGTGGAGAAGGCGTACAGCGAGATGGCGCCGACCCCCATCTCGATCGCGCCCTGCAGCACGTCGAGGACGCGCTCGGCGCCGACCTTGTGCCCCTCGGTACGCGGCAGCCCGCGCTCCTTCGCCCAGCGCCCGTTCCCGTCCATCACGATCGCCACGTGGTTCGGGATCAGCTCACCGGGGAGCTTGGGCGCGACGGCTCCGGACGGGTGCGGTTCCGGCGTCCTGTACTCGCGGCGCTGGCGTCCCAGGATCCCGCGTACGACCATGTGCTTCTCGTCTCCCTCAGTCTTACTTTTCCACGTACCGGAGTGAGCGCAGCCCGCGCTCCAGATGCCAGTGCAGATAGGCCGACACCAGCCCGCTGCCCTCCCGGACATACCGCGGCTCGCACGCGTCCGCGGTCTCCCAGTCTCCCGTCAGCAGCGCGCCGAGCAGTTCGAGGGCCCCCGCCGAGGGTACGACGCTGCCGGGCACCCGGCAGTCCACGCAGACGGAACCTCCCGCCGCGACCGAGAAGAACCGATTCGGTCCCGGCATCCCGCACTTCGCGCAGGCGCTGAAGCTGGGCGCGTAGCCGTTCACGGCGAGGGAGCGCAGCAGGAAGGCGTCGAGGACGAGGTGCGGCTCGTGCTCGCCCCGGGCGAGGGTGCGCAGCCCGCCGACGAGCAGCAGATACTGCTGCACGGCGGGCTCCCCCTCGTGATCGGTGAACCGCTCGGCGGTTTCGAGCATGGCCGTACCGGCGGTGTAGCGCGCGTAGTCCGTCACGATCCCGCCGCCGTACGGAGCGATCGTCTCGCTCTGCGTGCACAGCGGAAGGCCGCGCCCGATCAGCTCGCTCCCCCGCGCGAAGAACTGCACGTCCACGTGTGAGAAGGGTTCGAGCCGCGCCCCGAACTTCGACTTGGTCCGCCGTACACCACGGGCCACGGCCCGTACGCGGCCGTGACCGCGGGTGAGCAGCGTGATGATCCGGTCCGCCTCACCCAGCTTCTGGGTGCGCAGCACGATGCCGTCGTCGCGGAACAGACTCATGGGGCCATTCTCGCGTACGCAAGGGCGTGCACCGGCGGGTGCCGTACTTCTTGCCGGTGAAGATGGCCGACTCGCCTGGCGGCCGACCGCTCACGTCGGTAAGACTCTCGGTATGAGCCTGGAGCGAGTCACCATCACCATCCCGAGCGAGACGCTCGACGCGGTCAAGTCGGCCGCCGAGCGCGAAGGCCTGAGTGTCTCCGCCTGGCTTTCGCGTGCCGCCGAACACGCGGCGAAGATCGAAGCCGGGCTGGCCGCGGCGGAGGAGGCCATGGCATACGTCGATCCACCCACGCCGGACGAGCAGGCATGGGTCGACGATTTCATGAACCGCGTGACTCAGCCCACGCCCACGGCCGAGCAGTCGCAGGGTGCCGCGTGAACGTGCTCAGGCCCGTGGTCTATGACGCCGGGGCACTGATCGCCGCGGAACGGAACCACGCCGCTTTCTGGCGAGCCCACCGCTCCTACCTCACCGCGGGCGGCCTGCCCCTGGCACCCGCACCGGTCGTGGCGCAGGCCTGGCGGGATGGCGCCCGCCAGGCCCAGTTGGCCCGGATCCTCAACGGCTGCGAGGTCCCCGTACTCGATCACGCACTCGCCAGGAGGGTGGGGGCGCTCTTGGGACAGGCCGCCACGTCGGACCCGGTCGACGGCACCGTCGCGGTGCTGGCGGCGGACCTCGGTGGCGTGATTGTCACGTCGGACCCCGGAGACATCCAGCACCTCCTGGACCGACTCGGTCCCGCGGGCAAGCGTGCCGAGGTCGCTCCGTTGCACTGACGCCGGCCGAACCAGCGCTCACGGAACCTCACCGCGGCTGCGTGCGTTCGCACACGCCGTGGCCGCGCTGAGCCGCTCCGCCGCGGTGGCCCGCCGAACGGCGTCCGGCGCGCAGTCCCACTCCTTGCCCCCACCCAGCGGTCTCAGCTGTACGTACGGTCCCTCGTGTCCCATCACCATGCCCACCCTCCCTGTGTGCGTGTCGACGACGAACGAGCCGATCGGCGGCTCCGTCGGCGGCCTCACCACGGCGCCACCGCGTGCCGGGTCGCGACCTCGATGGAGCAGCCGCCCCGTTCGACACGCGGACAAGATGCCTCGCGCGCCGAACTCGCCGGATCGATCCGGAGCGACGGCGACGTAATTCCGGCCCTCTCCAGTGCCGCCCGTAATTCCTTCACCGTTACCTCCGCCTCTTCGACGCAGAGCGCCGCGTGCAGTGCCTTCACCCTGCTCCCCCGACCTGCCGAGTTTCACTCTTCGCATCTCCAAAGTGACGCTCCGCATCTACACTCGGCAGGAGTCCGTCCCTACAAGTTCGGCGCGCCGTAGGTGCGCTCCCCCCACCCCAGGTCAGCCGACCTCGCCGGTGTTCGAGTGACGCAGGCACTAGTGTGATGCCGCAGAACAGGCGTGCGACACAGGGGATTTGGGAAAGGTGACCGGCCATGCCGCTGAGCACCGGGGAATCGGAGTCCATCGGGTCGATAGGCGGCTACACGCTCGTCGACCGGCTCGGCAGCGGTGGCATGGGCGTCGTCTACCTGGGACGTTCCGCCTCGGGACGGCAGGTCGCGGTCAAGGTCGTACACGCGCAGTACGCGCAGGACGAGGAGTTCCGCGTCCGCTTCCGGCAGGAGATCTCGGCGGCCCGCCGGGTGAGCGGAGCGTTCACCGCTCCCGTGGTGGACGCCGATCCGGACGCCGAAGTGCCGTGGATGGCGACGCTGTACGTGCCGGGCCGGACGCTGTCCGAAATCGTGGCGAAGGAGGGCCCGTTGAGCGGGCACGCGCTGCGCACACTGGCGTTGGGGCTCGTCGAGGCGCTGCGGGACATCCACCAGGCCGGTGTGGTGCACCGGGATCTGAAGCCGAGCAACGTCCTGCTGGCCGAGGACGGTCCGCGCGTCATCGACTTCGGTATCTCGCGCGCCGCCGACAACCAGGCCCTCACCGTGACGGGGCGGCTGATCGGTACCCCGCCCTTCATGTCCCCGGAGCAGTTCGCCTCGCCCCGGGACGTCACCGCCGCCTCGGACGTGTTCTCGCTGGGCTCGCTGCTGGTGTACGCGGCCACCGGCAACCGTCCCTTCGACGGCGGCAGCCCGTACATGACGGGCTATCAGGTGGTGCACGAGCAGCCGACCCTGGACGGCGTACCGGAGCCTCTCAGGAGCATCGCCGAACGCTGCCTGGACAAGGACGCGACCGCCCGGCCCGACCTCACCGAGCTGCACCGACTGTTCAGGGACCTGCCGGACGTGGCGACCGCCCCTGCCACTCCGGCGCCGTCGGGCCCCTCGACCGTCGTGGGAGGCCGCAGGGCCGCCCGGAGGCACGGTGACACGACGACCTCGACCGGCTCCGGCCGCCGCGGTCGCCGGGTACGCCTCCTCGTCGCTCTCGGCGCGGCCCTGGCCGTCACGGCGGTGACCGCGTCGGTGTACTACCTGGTGGCGCGCCCGAAGAGCACCGAGGGCACCCCCGGCGGGCGGACGACCGCGTCCCGCGCCGCCGCTTCTCCCGCCGCGGCGCTCCCCGCCGGCTGGAAGCCCTGGCGCGCGAACCTCACCCAGGCCCCGGACAAGGCGTACGCGGACATCTCCGTCAGCGGCTCGGAGTCCGGCTGCCTGTCCGGCGGCTCCTCCCTGTACTGCGCGGGGTCCGGCTTCACGGTCGCCAAGCTCGACGCCGCCTCCGGCCGCGTCGAGTGGCGGGCCGGCCACACCCCGCAGACCACGCTGCCGCTCGGCGTCCGGGACGGGATCGTGTACACCTACGAGAAGCCGGGCCTGAACGTGCGCGAGACCTGGCGACTGGTCGCCCTCTCCGCCGGCACCGGAAAACGGCTCTGGTACCGCCCGATCAACGAGGTCCGGCCCGCCGTCCTGTTCGACGGCGGCATCCTCGCGAAGTCGGACGACGGGGAGGACGGGACGGAG is a window of Streptomyces sp. NBC_00271 DNA encoding:
- a CDS encoding metal ABC transporter ATP-binding protein encodes the protein MSEPVISLRGVTAELGSRPVLRGIDLTVHRGEVVALLGANGSGKSTAIRSVIGQVPVSGGEIEIFGTPRRRFRDWKRVGYVPQRTTAAGGVPATVTEIVASGRLSRARFGVLRKADHEAVRHALELVGMADRAKDSVNALSGGQHQRVLIARALASEPELLIMDEPMAGVDLASQEVLARTLREQVAAGTTVLLVLHELGPLEPLIDRAVVLRDGCVLHDGPPPRAVGQHALPGHDHVHPHAAHDAEPIRTGLLS
- a CDS encoding metal ABC transporter permease, which gives rise to MDILNYDFMQRALLAAVLVGITAPAVGIYLVQRRQALMGDGIGHVAMTGVGLGFLLSTNPVWMATAVSVLGAVIMELIRWYGKTRGDIALAMLFYGGMAGGVMFINLAPGGSNANLTSYLFGSLSTVSESDVTAICVLAAFVVLVTLGLRRQLFAVSQDEEFARVTGLPVRALNLLTAVTAAVTVTVAMRVVGLLLVSALMVVPVAAAQQLSRSFAATFAIAVAIGVSVTIGGTVTSYYQDVPPGATIVLLTIGAFIVLTALATPLARRRARALAAAQGAGDPAECAIPATRGPERKVGV
- a CDS encoding Fur family transcriptional regulator, encoding MTTAGSPVRGRSTRQRAAVAAALDEVDEFRSAQELHDMLKHKGDSVGLTTVYRTLQSLADAGEVDVLRTSDGESVYRRCSTGEHHHHLVCRVCGKAVEVEGPAVEKWAEAIAVEYGYVNVAHTVEIFGTCADCAQCAAAKG
- a CDS encoding YcxB family protein, translated to MVEDQGAAQQQELQGQGYGADAVELEYRPAVGEYTSALSARRRVSRASRIQLGLVGVVAVFVALEGVVALAGGEVPVFLLVWMVFSALLIGFTPWLQARHVYRISERHGTFRVRVTDAGVSVTTDNTTASVNWAAQPRYREKPDIFVLFSADKNAACFTVLPKRAARTPADVERLRAILDRNLTRV
- a CDS encoding isoprenyl transferase, translating into MVVRGILGRQRREYRTPEPHPSGAVAPKLPGELIPNHVAIVMDGNGRWAKERGLPRTEGHKVGAERVLDVLQGAIEMGVGAISLYAFSTENWKRSPDEVRFLMNFNRDFIRKTRDQLDELGIRVRWVGRMPKLWKSVAKELQIAQEQTKDNNRLTLYFCMNYGGRAEITDAAQALAQDIKDGRLDPSKVTEKTFAKYLYYPDMPDVDLFLRPSGEQRTSNYLLWQSAYAEMVFQNVLWPDFDRRDLWRACVEFAQRDRRFGGAVPNEQLLAMEQGMRGDGS
- the recO gene encoding DNA repair protein RecO, which codes for MSLFRDDGIVLRTQKLGEADRIITLLTRGHGRVRAVARGVRRTKSKFGARLEPFSHVDVQFFARGSELIGRGLPLCTQSETIAPYGGGIVTDYARYTAGTAMLETAERFTDHEGEPAVQQYLLLVGGLRTLARGEHEPHLVLDAFLLRSLAVNGYAPSFSACAKCGMPGPNRFFSVAAGGSVCVDCRVPGSVVPSAGALELLGALLTGDWETADACEPRYVREGSGLVSAYLHWHLERGLRSLRYVEK
- a CDS encoding CopG family transcriptional regulator, with the translated sequence MSLERVTITIPSETLDAVKSAAEREGLSVSAWLSRAAEHAAKIEAGLAAAEEAMAYVDPPTPDEQAWVDDFMNRVTQPTPTAEQSQGAA
- a CDS encoding twitching motility protein PilT translates to MNVLRPVVYDAGALIAAERNHAAFWRAHRSYLTAGGLPLAPAPVVAQAWRDGARQAQLARILNGCEVPVLDHALARRVGALLGQAATSDPVDGTVAVLAADLGGVIVTSDPGDIQHLLDRLGPAGKRAEVAPLH
- a CDS encoding protein kinase domain-containing protein, translating into MPLSTGESESIGSIGGYTLVDRLGSGGMGVVYLGRSASGRQVAVKVVHAQYAQDEEFRVRFRQEISAARRVSGAFTAPVVDADPDAEVPWMATLYVPGRTLSEIVAKEGPLSGHALRTLALGLVEALRDIHQAGVVHRDLKPSNVLLAEDGPRVIDFGISRAADNQALTVTGRLIGTPPFMSPEQFASPRDVTAASDVFSLGSLLVYAATGNRPFDGGSPYMTGYQVVHEQPTLDGVPEPLRSIAERCLDKDATARPDLTELHRLFRDLPDVATAPATPAPSGPSTVVGGRRAARRHGDTTTSTGSGRRGRRVRLLVALGAALAVTAVTASVYYLVARPKSTEGTPGGRTTASRAAASPAAALPAGWKPWRANLTQAPDKAYADISVSGSESGCLSGGSSLYCAGSGFTVAKLDAASGRVEWRAGHTPQTTLPLGVRDGIVYTYEKPGLNVRETWRLVALSAGTGKRLWYRPINEVRPAVLFDGGILAKSDDGEDGTEFVAFDARTGKDLWRTPARSSVTNSCSPLALGGIPYGLCTQQNSDTGPTGLVRLDPADGTAHDLAKLPHGVVPLGTTGGQPLFAVPRNAAEDEFADNADTPYSSLLRVNPTSGALVRIPLAGPPRGSVTLLDGVVYFVRPDGTVTAVRVTDGARLWQRETQIENLSKPVLSTTYDDLFLANRYGRLLALDRATGAARCNTDKLDNPGNSPETTVPSLLLVKDAIVAVAGDTAFSVRPDRPKATPKPAATGK